The nucleotide window CAGCCGCGCCACGATACCGCGTGCCATCCAGGCGCTGCTTGACCTGCCTCAGCGCCCGCGCCCGCAGGCGGCTTTGAGGCATCATGAACGTCTCATGCAACAAGACATCCTCATCAACTGGTCGCCCCAGGAAACGCGCGTCGCCGTGGTCGAAAACGGCGCCGTGCAGGAACTGCACGTCGAGCGCACGCTCGAGCGCGGCCTGGTCGGCAACGTCTACCTGGGCCGCGTCTCGCGCGTGCTGCCGGGCATGCAGTCGGCCTTCATCGACATCGGCCTGGAGCGCGCCGCCTTCCTGCACGTGGGCGACGTGTGGCAGCGTCAGGAGAGTGGCGAGGCGCCGATGTTCGCGCGCAAGGGCGAGCCGCCCGTGCCGATTGAAAAGCAGGTCTTCGAGGGCCAGCCGCTCATGGTGCAGGTCATCAAGGACCCCATCGGCAGCAAGGGCGCGCGCCTGTCCACGCAGATCAGCGTGGCCGGGCGGCTGCTGGTCTTTTTGCCGCAGGACGACCACATCGGCATCTCGCAAAAAATCCCCGCCGCCGAGCGCGACGCGCTGCGCGCGCGGCTGCACGCGCTGGCGGGCGACAAGGCCTCGGGCGGCGGCGGCGGCTTCATCCTGCGCACCAACGGCGAGGACGCCAGCGACGCCGAGCTGGCCGAGGACATCGCCTACCTGCGCAAGACCTGGGGCCGCATCCGCCAGGCGTCGCTGGAGCGCCCGGCCGGATCGCTGCTGCACCAGGACCTGAACCTGCTGCAGCGCGTGCTGCGCGACCTGGCCGGCGAGCAGACGCAGTCCATCCGCATCGATTCGCGCGAGCAGCACGGGCTGCTGCTGGCCTTCGGCCTGGAGTTCATGCCGGCGGCGGCTCCGAAGCTGCAGCTGTACAAGGGCGAGCGGCCGATCTTCGACCTGTACGCCATCGACGAGGAAGTGGCCCTGGCCCTGGGCCGGCGCGTGCAGCTCAAGTCCGGCGGCTACCTGATCGTCGACCAGACCGAGGCGCTCACCACCATCGACGTGAACACCGGCGGCTACGTCGGCGCGCGCAACTTCGACGACACCATCTTCAAGACCAACCTGGAGGCGGCCGGCGCGATCGCGCGGCAGCTACGCCTGCGCAACCTGGGCGGCATCGTGATTG belongs to Melaminivora suipulveris and includes:
- the rng gene encoding ribonuclease G, whose product is MQQDILINWSPQETRVAVVENGAVQELHVERTLERGLVGNVYLGRVSRVLPGMQSAFIDIGLERAAFLHVGDVWQRQESGEAPMFARKGEPPVPIEKQVFEGQPLMVQVIKDPIGSKGARLSTQISVAGRLLVFLPQDDHIGISQKIPAAERDALRARLHALAGDKASGGGGGFILRTNGEDASDAELAEDIAYLRKTWGRIRQASLERPAGSLLHQDLNLLQRVLRDLAGEQTQSIRIDSREQHGLLLAFGLEFMPAAAPKLQLYKGERPIFDLYAIDEEVALALGRRVQLKSGGYLIVDQTEALTTIDVNTGGYVGARNFDDTIFKTNLEAAGAIARQLRLRNLGGIVIADFIDMTREEHRAAVLAEFKKHLARDRVKTMVGGFSQLGLVEMTRKRTRESLAHMLCEPCPVCAGVGEVKTARSVCYDILREVLREARQFNPREFRVVASPKVVELFLDEESQHLAGLSDFIGKPISLQAENGMGQEQYDIVLL